CGACGATGCGGCGATCGCCATAGGCAATGTCGACGCCATTGCTGATGATCCTGGGACCGCCTTGCAGATCAGTGGTCATGGCGACGTCTCCAGAGAATATAGCCAAAGAAGGGAGCACCGACGAGTCCGGTCACGATTCCGGCCGGGAGCTGCGCTGGGGCCAGGATGACACGACCGATGAGATCCGCGGCGACGACGAGGCAGGCACCGACGAGGGCTGCGACCGGGAGGATCCGGGCATGGGAGACTCCTACCAGCCGGCGCGCGATATGCGGCGCGACAAGGCCGACAAAGCCGATGAGACCCGACACGGCAATGGCGGCACCAGAGAGTAGGGTCACCAGCAGGATCATCAGGCCCCGTATACGATCGACGGGCTGGCCGAGGCTCCTTGCACTATTGTCACCGAAGCGGATGAGGTCGAGTTCCCGCGCGGCGAGAAGTGTGAGTGCGATCGGCACGATGAGCCAGAGCGCAAGCATCCGCACCTTGACCATGTTGGCGTCGTAGACGCTGCCGGCTAACCATACCAGCGCCCGCTGAACGTCGCCAATGTCGCCGAAGGCTGACAGGAAAGTAGTACCGGCGGAGGCGAGGGCGGAAAGCCCGATGCCGATCAGGATGATACGCAGCGAGGAGGTGCCGCTGCGCCAGGCGAGTGCAAAAACGGCAAGGGCCATGGCGCTGGCACCCACGAAGCCTGCCACTTGCAGAAGCGCCACAGGTGGATCACTGATCAATACAATGACAGCCATGGCCGCAGCAGCCGCACCGCTGTTGATGCCCAGAACGCCCGGATCAGCAAGCGGATTGCGCATGATGGCAATGCTGATCGTTCCGGCGAGCGCGAGTGCGACGCCAACAAGGAGCGCCAGAAGAACGCGTGGAAGACGCAGATCCCAAACAATCATTTCGCTCTGCAACTGTGCACGGCCCGTGCCCATCAGCACATCGTAGAGTTCTTGCCAGCCCAAGGACACGTCACCAAAAGCGAGACTTGCCGCCACGAGAAATGTGAGCAGAAGTATCAGGACGAAGAAAACCCGGATCATGCGCCGTCCCTCAGCCGCGTGCGGGCGAGATAGAGGAAAAACGGCGCGCCGATCAACGCAATGGTGACACCGACGGGAAAGCTTTGGCTTCCAAACACCAATCGTCCGACCGTATCTGCCACGATCACCAGCAACGCACCGCCGAGTGCTGAAAAAGGAATGATCCAGCGATAGTCAACGCCGATGCACATCCTTGCAACATGGGGCACGACAAGCCCGACGAAGCCGATCGGTCCGGCAAGTGCGACGGCACCACCGGCAAGCAAAATGACCACCGCGACCGATAGGCCCCGCCAGACGATTGGGTTCTGGCCGAGCGCGCGCGACGTATCCGCGCCAAGGCTGATTGTCGTCAGATGACGGCCAAAGGGCAGGGCAGCGATCAGCCCGGCAATGATATAGGGCGCAACGGTCTTGACCTGTTCGATGTTTCGTCCCGTCACCGAGCCTGCGGTCCAGAGGCGCACGGCATCAAGAGTACTCTGGTCAAAGATCAGCATAACGGTGGTCACAGAGGTCAGGAAGGTCGCAACGATAGCTCCCGCCAGCACGAGCCTGAGGGGGGATTGCCCCACCATTCCCATCGAACCCAGCGCATAGACAACGGTCGCGGCGATGGCTGCGCCGAGAAAAGCAAACCAAACGTAGATGTCGCCGATACCGGCACCGAAAATGGCCATGACGGAGACGACTGCAAAGGCTGCGCCTGCGTTGATGCCGAGCAGGTCCGGTGAGGCGAGGGGATTGTTTGTCACCGCCTGCATGATGGCACCAGAGACAGCCAGTGCGCTACCTGCCAGCAGCGCCGCAAGCGCACGTGGCAGGCGAATGGTCATGACGATCAGGTGATCCCGCGACGTCTCGGATGCGAAGAGTGCCGAGATGACTTTGGCGGGCGGCATCATCGCCGCACCCAGTGAGATGGCGATCACGGTGGCAAGCATGAGCAGACAGAGTAATGCGGCAAGCGCAAGCACTCGTCCTACATCGGTTTCTGCAATATAGCCAGCCGTGCGGTCGGTCATGGGGTCGTCAGGATGAAGCGTTCGACATCGTCGAGGATACGGTTTGCCGAGCTGATGCCGTAGAAGCTCTGCCAAGGGCCGCGGTCGACCCGATAGGCGCGACCTTCACGAACAGCGGGCAGCAATTGCCAGAGAGGGTTCTCCGTCACCTGCTTTTCCAGCACGTCATCCGGCCCGCTTTCGAAACCGCTGGCGGATACGTAGAGAAGCACGTCGCCATCAAGATTTGCCAGCTCCTCCCAGTCTGGACGCTTCACGATCGTGCCGTCAGTCACGGTCTCGTAGGCCGTTCGCTTTACGCCTGCCTCATGCAGCACCGCGAAAGGGGCGTAGGCGTTCGGTCCGTCGACAAACACGACAAACCGGTCAGGGGCCAAACGGACGGTAGAGACCGTGAGTTTCTTGTCTTTCATGCGTTCACGAATGGCCGAGACACGGTCATTGTAGGCCGTCAAAGAACTCCTCGCCACACCTTCACGACCGGTCACTTCGGAAAGGCGCTGGAGATAGACCTTCCAGTCCATATGCTTGAAAAGCACCGTTGGTGCAATCTTGGCAGCCTGTTCGTAGATGCCGGAATGGGCCTCCGCCGAACCGATGATAAGATCCGGTTTCAAGGCTGCGACACGCTCGAGGCTTGGCTCCCTGGGATTGCCGAGATCGACCATTTTTTCGGCCCTGACCACATCGAGCACTTCGCTTTCCGTGATTGCCATATAAGGGGTCGCGATGACAGGTGCCTTCAGTTCGATCAGCATTCCAAGCGTGATCAGCGGGTCGAGCGTGACGATCCGTTTTGGCGCAGCCGGAATGCAGAGGGGCGGATTGTAGACGTCCTCGGTCAGCAAGGTCCCCTGGCAGGCGGCCTGCGCCAGTGAACCGGTCATAAGAAACGCGAGGAGAAACAGACAGAAACGCAAGAGGGCCACCATTTTGTCGCCGGAAATCGAAAACGGCTGCGGGGGTAATGCCCCCCGCAGCCCGAGATAATCAGAACTTGGCCCGGAGGTTCAATCCGAATGATCGGCGCTTGCCAGCCTGGCCGTAAGGCAGCGAGTAATCCGGATCAATCAGGGTGAAGTATTTTTCATCCGTCAGGTTCTCCGAAAACAGCGTCACCTGCCAATTGTCCTTCTTGAAACCCACCTGCGCGTTGACGATGAAGCGCGCATCAATCTTGTACATGCCGTTCGTGCCGAAGCGCGAATTATAGCTCGTCGTGTACTTGGCATCGGCTCCGACAAAAACACCATTTTGGAACTCATAACGACCGCCAAAGCCCAGGCTCCATTCCGGTGCTTCGGGAAAGGACTTGCCGTCCTGCGGTTCGCTGAGCGCTGCATGGTTGAAGTCGATGAACTTGGTGTTGAGGTAACCGACCGATGCAAAGGTGGTGAATTGGTCCGTGACCTGCATGGACGGTTCGATTTCAAAACCCCAGGAGCGAGATGTGGCGGCGTTCGAAATGATGCGATAACCGGGGATCGAGGGGTCAGGCCGGATCTCGACCTGCTGATCCGAATACTTAGTGTAGAACAGATTGGCATTCAACGTCAGGCGGTCGTCCAGCAGTGTTCCCTTGTACGACAGTTCAATGTTCTTGGAGTATTCGGGATCATAGGTGCCGAGTTCGCCCGTCACGCGGTCGAGATAGGACCCACCCGAGCGGAAGCCTTCCGTATAGGTGAGCCCCACCTTCTGGTTGCTGCCGAACTCCTTGGATATGCCGACTTTAGGCACGAAATTGTACTCGGTAAGGGACGTCGGGTCGCCAGTCAGGACAGGGGAGTCATCGATCAGACCGGAATAATTCTGCTGGTGGTCCTTGTCTCTCAGGTAATCCAGGCGTCCGCCCAGCGTCGCAAACCAGGTCGGCGCAAACTCGTAGGTCGCTTCACCGAAGATGGCCAGGTTCGCGGTTGTGCGGTGCTGCGTGTCATTCTGCTGGTAATAATCGAACGCAACGATATCCGTGGCACCATCCCACTTTTCGTAGCTGCCATAGATGCCGGTTACCCATTTCCAACGATCGCCTTCATAGTTCAGGCGGAATTCCTGGGTGAGGATGGAGTTGTCATCTTCGCCGGTGATACCGTTGACGACATTTTCGGTGCCATAATCAATGGAGCGCCGGTTATTGATGCCGTATTGATAGCCGGTCTGCGATGTGAAGCGCAGGGTTTCAGAAATGTCGTGGGTGACCTCAAGTCCGAGATTATGCGCCTCGGTCCAGCGATATTCGGTGTAGGTGACAGGCGCGTTATTGAAATCCCCCCGTCCCGAATAGAGTCCGACGAGTGCGTCGTTCGGCCGGTCCTTCGAGTAGGAATAGGTGAGGACTGCGCGGGTATCCGGCAGCTCTGACGGCGTCAACAGCAGCTTGGCGCGCGCAATGCCGCTGATATCAGTGATCAGATCGTCGTAATTGTCGTATGACTTGAAATCGGAGTAGCTGGGCTGGGCCCTAGAACGTTCATAGGACCC
The window above is part of the Allorhizobium ampelinum S4 genome. Proteins encoded here:
- a CDS encoding TonB-dependent receptor domain-containing protein, with the protein product MLTPALPAMVREAQAQMSQHAISVPAGPLTPALNSLAAQTGLQILFDASVAQNKSTRGVNGTLTPEQALKAVLAGTGVDARFAGENRVTLQNATSASENPEQEGTLLEPIVIYGARNATTLGGTTSSVAILNAESLANSQIRTTQETFRRMANTMDSATVNAGFVIRGMSSEGLVSSGGPAGSIYIDGILQTRYNARFGARNLWDVEQVEVYRGPQSTLSGRAAMTGAVYIKSKDPTFEKEVEVSTTVGTDHLVGTAITVNTPIVEDQVALRLSGSYERSRAQPSYSDFKSYDNYDDLITDISGIARAKLLLTPSELPDTRAVLTYSYSKDRPNDALVGLYSGRGDFNNAPVTYTEYRWTEAHNLGLEVTHDISETLRFTSQTGYQYGINNRRSIDYGTENVVNGITGEDDNSILTQEFRLNYEGDRWKWVTGIYGSYEKWDGATDIVAFDYYQQNDTQHRTTANLAIFGEATYEFAPTWFATLGGRLDYLRDKDHQQNYSGLIDDSPVLTGDPTSLTEYNFVPKVGISKEFGSNQKVGLTYTEGFRSGGSYLDRVTGELGTYDPEYSKNIELSYKGTLLDDRLTLNANLFYTKYSDQQVEIRPDPSIPGYRIISNAATSRSWGFEIEPSMQVTDQFTTFASVGYLNTKFIDFNHAALSEPQDGKSFPEAPEWSLGFGGRYEFQNGVFVGADAKYTTSYNSRFGTNGMYKIDARFIVNAQVGFKKDNWQVTLFSENLTDEKYFTLIDPDYSLPYGQAGKRRSFGLNLRAKF
- a CDS encoding iron-siderophore ABC transporter substrate-binding protein, which gives rise to MTGSLAQAACQGTLLTEDVYNPPLCIPAAPKRIVTLDPLITLGMLIELKAPVIATPYMAITESEVLDVVRAEKMVDLGNPREPSLERVAALKPDLIIGSAEAHSGIYEQAAKIAPTVLFKHMDWKVYLQRLSEVTGREGVARSSLTAYNDRVSAIRERMKDKKLTVSTVRLAPDRFVVFVDGPNAYAPFAVLHEAGVKRTAYETVTDGTIVKRPDWEELANLDGDVLLYVSASGFESGPDDVLEKQVTENPLWQLLPAVREGRAYRVDRGPWQSFYGISSANRILDDVERFILTTP
- a CDS encoding FecCD family ABC transporter permease encodes the protein MTDRTAGYIAETDVGRVLALAALLCLLMLATVIAISLGAAMMPPAKVISALFASETSRDHLIVMTIRLPRALAALLAGSALAVSGAIMQAVTNNPLASPDLLGINAGAAFAVVSVMAIFGAGIGDIYVWFAFLGAAIAATVVYALGSMGMVGQSPLRLVLAGAIVATFLTSVTTVMLIFDQSTLDAVRLWTAGSVTGRNIEQVKTVAPYIIAGLIAALPFGRHLTTISLGADTSRALGQNPIVWRGLSVAVVILLAGGAVALAGPIGFVGLVVPHVARMCIGVDYRWIIPFSALGGALLVIVADTVGRLVFGSQSFPVGVTIALIGAPFFLYLARTRLRDGA
- a CDS encoding FecCD family ABC transporter permease, producing MIRVFFVLILLLTFLVAASLAFGDVSLGWQELYDVLMGTGRAQLQSEMIVWDLRLPRVLLALLVGVALALAGTISIAIMRNPLADPGVLGINSGAAAAAMAVIVLISDPPVALLQVAGFVGASAMALAVFALAWRSGTSSLRIILIGIGLSALASAGTTFLSAFGDIGDVQRALVWLAGSVYDANMVKVRMLALWLIVPIALTLLAARELDLIRFGDNSARSLGQPVDRIRGLMILLVTLLSGAAIAVSGLIGFVGLVAPHIARRLVGVSHARILPVAALVGACLVVAADLIGRVILAPAQLPAGIVTGLVGAPFFGYILWRRRHDH